One window from the genome of Daphnia pulex isolate KAP4 chromosome 9, ASM2113471v1 encodes:
- the LOC124202979 gene encoding ATP-dependent RNA helicase WM6-like isoform X2, producing MADNEDPLVYEDEEATEQVATEGSGDAPSKEEVKGISIHSSRFQDIEFKPEILRAIVDCGFEHLSEVQRECLPQAVLGMDVLCRAKSSTGKTTVFVLATLQQLETVENQVYVLVVCHSRELAIQIYNAYECLSKHMTTIKVGVFVGGVNIRKDEEALKTNCPHIVVGTPGRLTTLLRTKRLNLCTLKHFVLDECDKMLQDTYMLRDVQEIFSNTPREKQVMIFSATLNKEIRPVCQKFMQDPTEVDVDDIESKLTLRGVQQHYVKLKDDEKNGKLFELLGVLEFNQVVIFVRSIARCMALCESLGEQNLPAIAIHFSMTEAERLSRYQQFNDSKERILVATHWVGRGMAIERVNIVFNYDMPENSDRYLDRVAYAGRFGTQGLGITIVTDEKDVKVLNDVQERFDVSITPLSHEIDLSSHTKICQ from the exons ATGGCAGACAATGAAGATCCTTTGGTTTACGAAGATGAGGAGGCGACGGAACAAGTAGCCACCGAAGGAAGTGGAGATGCTCCATCAAAGGAGGAAGTTAAAGGCATATCCATTCATAGCTCTCGTTTTCAAGATATTGAGTTCAAGCCGGAAATTTTGAGAGCTATCGTTGACTGTGGCTTTGAACATCTTTCTGAAg TTCAGCGTGAGTGTCTTCCTCAGGCTGTTTTGGGAATGGATGTGTTGTGTCGAGCCAAATCCAGTACGGGTAAGACTACTGTTTTTGTATTGGCAACTCTTCAACAATTGGAGACGGTGGAAAATCAGGTTTATGTTCTTGTTGTTTGCCATTCTCGAGAGCTAGCAATCCAGATCTACAATGCATATGAATGTTTGTCCAAGCACATGACTACCATCA aggTTGGTGTATTCGTTGGTGGTGTGAATATTCGCAAAGATGAGGAagctttgaaaacaaattgccCTCACATTGTGGTTGGAACCCCTGGTCGTTTAACGACGCTGCTCCGCACGAAGAGACTAAACCTCTGCACACTCAAGCACTTTGTTCTTGACGAATGCGACAAAATGCTTCAAGATACAT ACATGCTTCGAGATGTACAAGAGATTTTCAGCAACACACCTCGTGAAAAACAAGTGATGATATTCAGCGCCACACTGAACAAGGAGATCCGTCCTGTCTGCCAAAAGTTTATGCAAGAT CCAACTGAAGTGGACGTTGACGACATCGAGTCCAAACTCACTCTTCGCGGTGTCCAGCAGCACTACGTCAAACTAAAGGACGACGAGAAGAACGGAAAATTATTTGAGCTACTCGGCGTACTAGAGTTTAACCAG GTCGTTATCTTCGTGAGATCCATTGCGCGTTGTATGGCGCTCTGCGAGTCGCTAGGCGAGCAAAACTTGCCTGCCATCGCCATTCACTTTAGCATGACTGAGGCAGAACGTCTGTCGCGCTACCAACAGTTCAACGACTCTAAAGAG cGAATTTTGGTAGCTACACATTGGGTCGGTCGTGGCATGGCCATTGAACGTGTCAATATCGTTTTCAACTACGACATGCCTGAAAACTCAGACAGGTACCTGGATCGGGTCGCTTACGCTGGTCGTTTTGGAACTCAA GGTTTGGGAATCACAATTGTAACTGATGAGAAGGACGTTAAAGTTTTAAATGACGTTCAAGAACGTTTCGACGTTAGCATCACACCTTTGTCACATGAGATTGATTTGTCATCCCACACTAAAATCTGTCAATAA
- the LOC124202979 gene encoding ATP-dependent RNA helicase WM6-like isoform X5 — protein sequence MADNEDPLVYEDEEATEQVATEGSGDAPSKEEVKGISIHSSRFQDIEFKPEILRAIVDCGFEHLSEVQRECLPQAVLGMDVLCRAKSKLAIQIYNAYECLSKHMTTIIKVGVFVGGVNIRKDEEALKTNCPHIVVGTPGRLTTLLRTKRLNLCTLKHFVLDECDKMLQDTYMLRDVQEIFSNTPREKQVMIFSATLNKEIRPVCQKFMQDPTEVDVDDIESKLTLRGVQQHYVKLKDDEKNGKLFELLGVLEFNQVVIFVRSIARCMALCESLGEQNLPAIAIHFSMTEAERLSRYQQFNDSKERILVATHWVGRGMAIERVNIVFNYDMPENSDRYLDRVAYAGRFGTQGLGITIVTDEKDVKVLNDVQERFDVSITPLSHEIDLSSHTKICQ from the exons ATGGCAGACAATGAAGATCCTTTGGTTTACGAAGATGAGGAGGCGACGGAACAAGTAGCCACCGAAGGAAGTGGAGATGCTCCATCAAAGGAGGAAGTTAAAGGCATATCCATTCATAGCTCTCGTTTTCAAGATATTGAGTTCAAGCCGGAAATTTTGAGAGCTATCGTTGACTGTGGCTTTGAACATCTTTCTGAAg TTCAGCGTGAGTGTCTTCCTCAGGCTGTTTTGGGAATGGATGTGTTGTGTCGAGCCAAATCCA AGCTAGCAATCCAGATCTACAATGCATATGAATGTTTGTCCAAGCACATGACTACCATCATCAAG gTTGGTGTATTCGTTGGTGGTGTGAATATTCGCAAAGATGAGGAagctttgaaaacaaattgccCTCACATTGTGGTTGGAACCCCTGGTCGTTTAACGACGCTGCTCCGCACGAAGAGACTAAACCTCTGCACACTCAAGCACTTTGTTCTTGACGAATGCGACAAAATGCTTCAAGATACAT ACATGCTTCGAGATGTACAAGAGATTTTCAGCAACACACCTCGTGAAAAACAAGTGATGATATTCAGCGCCACACTGAACAAGGAGATCCGTCCTGTCTGCCAAAAGTTTATGCAAGAT CCAACTGAAGTGGACGTTGACGACATCGAGTCCAAACTCACTCTTCGCGGTGTCCAGCAGCACTACGTCAAACTAAAGGACGACGAGAAGAACGGAAAATTATTTGAGCTACTCGGCGTACTAGAGTTTAACCAG GTCGTTATCTTCGTGAGATCCATTGCGCGTTGTATGGCGCTCTGCGAGTCGCTAGGCGAGCAAAACTTGCCTGCCATCGCCATTCACTTTAGCATGACTGAGGCAGAACGTCTGTCGCGCTACCAACAGTTCAACGACTCTAAAGAG cGAATTTTGGTAGCTACACATTGGGTCGGTCGTGGCATGGCCATTGAACGTGTCAATATCGTTTTCAACTACGACATGCCTGAAAACTCAGACAGGTACCTGGATCGGGTCGCTTACGCTGGTCGTTTTGGAACTCAA GGTTTGGGAATCACAATTGTAACTGATGAGAAGGACGTTAAAGTTTTAAATGACGTTCAAGAACGTTTCGACGTTAGCATCACACCTTTGTCACATGAGATTGATTTGTCATCCCACACTAAAATCTGTCAATAA